The Colwellia sp. M166 genome segment TTATCGCCATATTGAGTTACCAGTTTGTTGTATTCGTCTTTGTATACATCAGAGATGTATTTTAAAAACAGCATGGTCAGGATGAAGTCTTTATAGGTATCGGCACTGATCACACCACGGAAGGTGTCGCAGGCGTTCCACACCGCTTTGTTAATATCGTCCTGATTGATTTGGTTGGTTGTGGTCATATTTTTTAGTCCTTGTTATTAATTTTTAAATCTGTTTTGTTTTAGGCTCTCTTTCAAACGCATGAGCTTTCAAGTGCGTGAATAGCAATGGCTTCTAGTTGTTGCTGTCTATTTTCAATCAGCTTTTTTAATACTTTTTGCTCTCTAACAGCGCAGCGGTGAATTGCAGCGAGTTGTTTTTGCTTCTCTAACTTAAGCACCTTAATGGGCACGTTCTCCAACACTTGCCTGCGAATACTTAGGTACATTGAACCTTCAGCAGTCGCTTTAAAATAACGCTGTGCTGGTTGTTGGTTAAGCTGCCAGCATAAGAAATCGGGCACGATCACATCTTTAAACTCAGGTTTTAAACGCACCATAAAAAAGTGTGGTGAGCAGACTG includes the following:
- a CDS encoding restriction endonuclease subunit S translates to MNAKMRQATEELRLSDIADIRLGHPFRGTVKQYDNGDVNVVQVRDTEPTGEINQYTMVETVLKTKKQPDWLQNGDVLFVAKGAKHYSVLVEQVLERTVCSPHFFMVRLKPEFKDVIVPDFLCWQLNQQPAQRYFKATAEGSMYLSIRRQVLENVPIKVLKLEKQKQLAAIHRCAVREQKVLKKLIENRQQQLEAIAIHALESSCV